From one Plasmodium malariae genome assembly, chromosome: 12 genomic stretch:
- the PmUG01_12062300 gene encoding 6-phosphogluconate dehydrogenase, decarboxylating, putative has protein sequence MAGVCDIGLVGLAVMGQNLSLNIASKGFKIGVYNRTYARTEVTLKRAKEENLVIYGYKTLEELVNSLKKPKKIILLIKAGPAVDENIKNILNFFEKGDIIIDGGNEWYLNSERRIKLCTEKQVEYLAMGVSGGEAGARYGCSFMPGGSKYAYDCVQDILEKCSAKVGTSPCVTYIGPGSSGNYVKMIHNGIEYGDMQLISESYYLMKHILKYDNKKSSDVFKKWNEGILNSYLIEITSKILNKKDNLTDNYLVDVILDIAGAKGTGKWTMLESIERGIPCPTICAALDSRNISAFKELRTKADTYFSTASKVNNLNGDNNLNSNDLMNNFENDLLNALYCCKIISYTQGLFLLRQVSREMKWNLDLGEISRIWRGGCIIRAVFLDRITKAYKNNNSLELLFLDDEFAEEMKNKLPSLKKVVHISTMCSIPIPAISASLAYFQMITSKDLPLNLVQAQRDYFGSHTYKRIDREGDYHTVWD, from the coding sequence ATGGCGGGTGTGTGCGACATTGGGCTGGTGGGGTTAGCCGTGATGGGTCAGAACCTGAGTCTGAATATAGCGAGCAAAGGATTCAAAATAGGGGTGTACAATAGAACATACGCAAGGACGGAAGTAACTTTGAAAAGGGCAAAGGAAGAAAATTTAGTTATTTATGGATACAAAACATTAGAAGAATTGGTaaatagtttaaaaaaacccaaaaaaattatattattaataaaagcaGGACCAGCAGTggatgaaaatataaaaaatattttgaactTTTTTGAGAAGGGGGATATAATTATTGATGGTGGAAATGAATGGTATTTAAATTCAGAgagaagaataaaattatgtacagAAAAACAAGTAGAATATTTAGCTATGGGTGTTAGTGGAGGTGAAGCAGGAGCAAGATATGGTTGTTCTTTTATGCCAGGTGGTTcaaaatatgcatatgacTGTGTTCAggatattttagaaaaatgttCAGCAAAAGTAGGAACCTCCCCTTGTGTTACTTATATAGGACCCGGATCATCAGGAAATTATGTCAAGATGATACATAATGGTATTGAGTATGGGGATATGCAATTAATATCTGAGAGTTATTATCTTatgaaacatattttaaaatatgataataaaaaatcatcagacgtttttaaaaaatggaatgaaggtattttaaattcatatttaatagaaataaCCTCCAaaattcttaataaaaaagataactTAACAGATAACTATTTAGTAGATGTAATTTTAGATATTGCAGGAGCGAAAGGAACGGGAAAATGGACTATGCTTGAATCCATTGAAAGAGGTATACCTTGTCCAACCATATGTGCTGCTCTTGATTCTCGTAATATAAGTGCATTCAAAGAATTAAGAACAAAAGCAGATACATATTTTAGCACTGCATCGAaggtaaataatttaaatggaGATAATAACTTAAATAGTAATGACCTAATGAacaattttgaaaatgaCTTACTAAACGCCTTATACTGTTGTAAGATAATCTCCTACACACAAGGTTTATTCCTATTAAGACAAGTCTCGCGTGAAATGAAGTGGAATTTAGATTTAGGTGAAATTTCTAGAATATGGAGAGGTGGTTGTATCATTAGAGCAGTTTTTTTAGATCGTATAACTAaggcatataaaaataataacagcttagaattattatttttagatGACGAATTTGctgaagaaatgaaaaacaaattaccttctttaaaaaaagttgTTCATATCTCTACCATGTGTTCCATTCCTATCCCTGCAATCTCAGCTAGTCTAGCATATTTCCAAATGATCACTTCGAAGGATTTACCCTTAAATTTGGTACAGGCACAGAGGGATTACTTTGGCTCTCACACATATAAGAGAATCGATCGTGAAGGGGATTACCACACAGTGTGGGATTGA